The Cyanobacteriota bacterium genome segment CCTAAAATTTGGCACAAAGAACTGGAAAACCTAGATCAACTTCCTCGACCAACTGTAAACCATCCTCGCATGTTGGTGCTTGGCATTCTAATTGTCACCCTAGTGCTTGTCTTCTTCGTCATCGGAGGCTCACTGCCGATTCCTGTGTCTCCTGCCACTGTTGCGCTGCTGGGCGGCGCACTCTGTTTACTGCTTGCTCACCACAGCCAAATTGACTCTGTTAGCAATATCCTGCGCGATGTGGACTGGAGCACCCTTATTTTCTTTATGAGCATTTTTGTGCTCATTGGTGGTTTAGAGAAAACAGGAGTTATTGGCAGCGCCTCTAGCTTACTAGCTGTCGTCTTAGGAAAAAACATTCTTCTTGGCTCTATCAGCTTAGTTTTTCTAGTGGGCATCATTTCTAGCCTGGTTCCTAACATTCCCTTAGTAGCAGCTATGGTGCCACTCCTGAAGCAGTATGTTGTTATTACAGGGTTTGCAGAGGCAGAAGTGTTGTCGCCTGGCTATACGGGGCAGTTTCCTACAGAGGTATTGCCGTTGTTTTATGCCATGATGTATGGGGCTACCTTGGGGGGTAATGGGACGTTAGTAGGAGCCTCCTCCAACATCGTGGCTGCGGGAATTTCTGAACAGCACGGCAAACGCATTCCGTTTAAGACGTATCTGCGGTATGGTGTGCCAGTTGCCTTGACTCAATTGACAGCTACGTCCATATACCTAATTGTGCGCTTCTTTATCCTTTAACTCCACATTGATAATTGTTGTGGATAAGGAGAATCATTTGATGACTCAGGCTGCACGATGACATTCACGATGACATTAATGTGCAAGTAATCGTATTAACTGGTGAACACACCATGATCAGTCCTAGAATTGATCCCGATTGCACCACGTCCCCAGCTTGGAAATCGGACACTCAGACCTTTTGGGCATGGCTACGCAACTCGTTGCCAAATACCTTGCAGCCTAATGATCTCGATGTTGCCTATTTGCAGTGGCGACGAAAATTTATGATCGGTCGTCTGAGGATTGGCCTCTGGACAGCGCTAATCTGCATCATGAGCTTTTTGGGGTTGTACCTAGTGGCCTATGCTCACAAGCAGGATATTGCTGAAGACTGGGCAGTTTTTTTGCCTGCCAATATTATTACAGAACTATGCCTTGTCATCTGTTTAATCATCCTTAGGTCTACCATTGGGCGCACACGACCGGAATATATTTTTGTGGTGTTTGGCTGGTCAATCACCCTGGTGTTCCAAACGGCAATAGCTCTCGATGGCTCTGGCGATATTGCTTACATTCCTTGGGCACTAACGTTTTTAGGGATGGCATTGTTTAACCCTGTCTGTTGGTGGATACATGTAATTTTGCAGCTAGGGACACTTGGTTACTACCTGGGGTTAATCGTTACGCTTAAGCTAACTCCTGTGATTGAAGCACCAAGTGCCTACGCCTTGAATGGACTATTTCTGTTTTGGCTATGCTTAATGGGGGATTTATCCACTTTTTTGTATGAGCGATTGCAGCAACGTGAATTTCGCACTCGCAAGGCACTGGAAGCCTCAAACCGGGAATTGGAGGTGCGTCGAGAGCAGTCGGAGCAGTTGTTGCTGAATATCTTGCCTGTGTCGATCGCAGAACAACTGAAGCAGGATCAACGTACTATCGCGCATCGGTTCGAATCAGTTAGTGTTTTGTTTGCAGATATTGTAGGGTTCACTGAACTTGCAGCTCGTCAATCCCCAGAGGCAATCGTAGATTTACTTAACACCATCTTTTCTCAGTTTGATCAGTTAGCTGACTACTATGGCATTGAAAAAATTAAGACGATTGGGGATGCCTACATGGCTGTAGCGGGGCTACCCACTCCTAGATCAGATCATGCTGAAGCGATTGCAGAAATGGCTCTAGCTATGCAGCAAGCAATCTTAGAGTTTAACCAAGAGCAAG includes the following:
- a CDS encoding SLC13 family permease — its product is MESWQAIAAIVIFLTVMALLVTEAVQFTIAGFLGALFLVFLNVLSLDEAIRYIAKGHATLGLFFGVMVMVRAFEPTKVFEYLATQMVLLAKGKGKQLLYGIVAITTPICAVLPNATTVMLLAPLIPPMAQEIGVDFVPLLILIVFVANSAGLLTLVGDPATFIVGDAINISFVDYLWRLSLGGAIAVAVVVVMLPILFPKIWHKELENLDQLPRPTVNHPRMLVLGILIVTLVLVFFVIGGSLPIPVSPATVALLGGALCLLLAHHSQIDSVSNILRDVDWSTLIFFMSIFVLIGGLEKTGVIGSASSLLAVVLGKNILLGSISLVFLVGIISSLVPNIPLVAAMVPLLKQYVVITGFAEAEVLSPGYTGQFPTEVLPLFYAMMYGATLGGNGTLVGASSNIVAAGISEQHGKRIPFKTYLRYGVPVALTQLTATSIYLIVRFFIL
- a CDS encoding adenylate/guanylate cyclase domain-containing protein; this translates as MISPRIDPDCTTSPAWKSDTQTFWAWLRNSLPNTLQPNDLDVAYLQWRRKFMIGRLRIGLWTALICIMSFLGLYLVAYAHKQDIAEDWAVFLPANIITELCLVICLIILRSTIGRTRPEYIFVVFGWSITLVFQTAIALDGSGDIAYIPWALTFLGMALFNPVCWWIHVILQLGTLGYYLGLIVTLKLTPVIEAPSAYALNGLFLFWLCLMGDLSTFLYERLQQREFRTRKALEASNRELEVRREQSEQLLLNILPVSIAEQLKQDQRTIAHRFESVSVLFADIVGFTELAARQSPEAIVDLLNTIFSQFDQLADYYGIEKIKTIGDAYMAVAGLPTPRSDHAEAIAEMALAMQQAILEFNQEQGQSLQIRIGISSGPVVAGVIGIRKFAYDLWGDTVNMASRMESHGIAGQIQVSVETFTRLRSRYQLQERGVVAIKGKGDITTYLLMGRSIDNQSEPKVEAVTSAIHQRSPLV